GGCTTCCTTCAACCGATCCCGTGTAACATCAGGTCCAAAGTCAAACTCATGATTCCCGATAACGGCGACATCCACCTTCAGGAGGTTGAGCATCTCAATCATCTCAACGCCATGAGAAAGCCCGGACATGAGTGACGGCGAAATGAGATCTCCTCCAAATGTGGTCAAACTGTTTGGGCTGCGCTCCCGTTCCATCTGGATCAGTGTCGATAGTTCTGGAAACCCACCAAACCCACTTTTTCCGGAGATTTCTCCCATATCGTTCGTATGCAGAAATGTCAGGCGAACCTCCTCCGCCCGCCCAATGCCAACGCCCATAAACAGGATCAGCAAAACCCCAATAAATGCTCTACTTCTCTTCAGCCCCAACTTTAATTTTGTCATTTCATCCTCACCTGAATTCACTTGCCAGAACCCGCTACCACCCTATACCCATATAAGGGGTCAAGGATGACCAAGAATGCAGGGAAAGGAAAGTCTGTTGTTTAACCTCCATCCACAACTGGCCAACGATACGGTTACTCTCGGCACTTATGGCATCAGCAAGCTTCTCTTAATGAAAGATGCGCGTTACCCTTGGCTCATTCTGGTTCCGATGCGGCAGGGACTTACAGAATTACATGAATTGACTGCTTCAGATTACGACGATGTTGCTGACGCAATCCGGGCCTTAAGCGATAAGGTGAAATCATTATTTCAGGCTGATAAAATCAATGTGGGTATGCTAGGCAACCTGGTTCCCCAACTCCATATCCATATCATCGCCAGGAACCAAAGTGACCCGGCCTGGCCAGGCCCCGTCTGGGGACAGGGAAAAGCGGTCCCCTATGAAGACAAAGCCCTAATCCAACGAATAGATCTCATATCAAACCACTTAAAACTAAATTAACCAGTTAATCCACCTTCCATGGTAATCGCCTCTTGCCAGCTTAACTGTTTCACCGCCTGGCCAAAGGGTTAAGCTCAAAGCAGCTCCTGGCTCCTCACCATCAGCTTCGAAGCTCAACCAGGCCAGAGGTGCAGTTTCACTCGCTTGGTTCCCGGCTCTTTCAAGCAGGGCTCGCCCGGCTTGTTGTCTCTCGTTTGGGAAATATTGCCAGGCTATTGTATTATAAATCACATGCACAGTCCCATCGACTGGGTCTCTCAAACGATCCTCCAACCACTCAATTGCGTCTCCCTGATAAACCGGTTTAAGATCCTCTGTAGATAAAAGCATCTCTATGCCCGCCGCAGTTCTTTCCATCCGGTCCTGTTGATCTGGCCAAATGTAAGACATCAAGCGCAGTCGTTCCTCCTTGGATTCTAAATTGACGGGCTTCAGATCTACAGCTGCGCGATCTACCACCTCTACGTCACAAAGAGGCGGCAATATGCCTTTAACTTCTGGCTCAAGACTGACTTTGCTGTTTGAATCGCCCCAGCTCCGGCCCGCAAAATCATAGTGAAACTGATCCCAAATCTGATTAAGACCGGCACTGGCCCCGAGCTCTGAGATTTTAAAGCGTTGCAATCCGGTTCGCTTGCATGTCTCCATAAATCCAGGCAGCAAAATTGCAGAGCGCCGTATTTCATTTGTTTGGGGGGCACTATCAAGCCAATGATCGACAAAATCTTCATTTTGAGAAATGGCTTCCACCACGGCTTTCCATAACGCTTCCTTCGGCAAGTCAAGATGATGCGGCGGATAAACGGCTGCTAGGCCTGGTGCTTTTTCAAAAAGAACCAACGCGTGCAATGCACCAGCTAGTCGCAAAGGCACCGAATGGCTTTGAGAACTTAAGTCTCCATCCCAGTGGATCATCCTTTGCCAGACACGCCCCTCCATCGGCAAATGTGCCGCAACGACCTCGAACAATGTGGCACTAAACTCTGATCCCAACATCCGACAGGATTTTGCCTGGGAGATAAGTGCAGTTTTCAATCTTATTTCGCTCATTCAGCTCCTTTACATCAACGTTTTAGTAATATTCTCGAGTTAATCTGACTTAAGACAGGTTTTAGTCAAATATGAAGAAAAGCCGCTAATTTGTTATTTTTTCAAAGATTGCAGCCATGGATGAAGTCAGATTTATAATCAACAGTGTTTGGGCGCTTCTGTTTTTAAGCATTACCCTTTATTTCATCCGGAAATCAAAGTGGTTTCCGTCAACCGATCGCGGAATGCCAATTCTGATTATGGGATTTACCGCGCTGACAATCGGATCGGTGGTCGCAATTATTTGTGTTACCCCAGCCCTGTTTAATGGGCACTTTACCTTAGAACAACTTGCCAATTACTATATCATCGCAGATGTCATTCGCGCAATTGGTGTTTTAATTATCATCAATGGCATCATTATGTGGTCAAGAGCTCTGCTGACACAATACCAGCTCGTGAAAGAGAAGCAGGAGCTGGAAAATCGTGTCTCCAAGCAAAGTGACCTGCTAGCCTCTCAGTCCCGCGACCTTGAAATTCGAACAATAGATTATCTGGAGCAGAAAGACGCAACGATTGAGGCTGAAAAATCGAAAACCAATTTCCTGCGCAACACCAGCCATGAGTTTCGGACACCCCTAAATGCAATTATTGGCCTATCTGACCTGTTGATGGAAGGAAAGGTTTCCTCACGCGAAGAGCAACGTGAATTTGCCCGCATGATCTCAGATTCAGGACGCAAACTCCTCAAGATCATTGATACATTATTGGATATTGCACGGATCAAGTCCGGAGAATATATCGCCAACTCAAAACCCGGCGTTCTGCGCGAAGTCATTGATCAATGTGTCAGCCTGCATTTACCAAAAGCGCACGCAAAATCTATTCAGTTCCGGCATATTCCGGAAAATGATGAAAAGATCATGGCCTTTTTCGATGCCAACGCAACGCATCACATCCTAAGCAAATTAATCGTCAATGCGATCACCTTCTCTCCCAGAGAAACAACGATTACAATCAAGATAGACCAGGAACAATCTGATTATATCAGAGTCATTGTAACTGATCAGGGGCCCGGCATTCCTCAGGAACACCTCAAGTCTGTCTTTGAAATCTTTAACCGTGCCGAACGGTGGCAGCACCGCGGAAACGAGGGAACCGGACTTGGTCTTGCCCTGTCTTTAAAAATGGCGCAAATCCAGGATGGGTTATTGGAAATTCAGAGCGATGGTGAGACCGGTACAACCTGTATTCTGTCACTGCCTTCATGCGAGAGTGCTCTGCAAAAAACGGCCTAGAAACGAGTTCAGTTTAATCCTGATCTAAAACCGGCTTAATCTCAATCAAGCCAACACGGATGAGAATGCTCTGAATGTAGTTTGCCTTCACAACCCTAAAGAGACGCTCCACGTCTTCTTCGGTCTCAGCAAACATCTTGCGAAGCGCAAGTCCCCTCAAAATGACAAGAAGAGACGCTCTCCAGGAGATTTTCTCAGCATCTTCAGCGTCAAAATCGTGAATAAGCTTCAACCACTGGGCATCCCTTTTGATCTCCAACGTTGAAAGCGCTTCGCGGATGGAGTCTGACATTTCGGGGTTCAGTCGGCCGTTAACGGCGAGTTCCATGAAAACGGCGTAAGTGTCACTTTTATACCCGTCCCAATAAATATCGACAATTTGCTCCAGCCTCTCAAGGCGTTCAACAGTCTGTAAACCCTTGTGATCAAGTTGGGCAGTCATGTCATCCACGACCTTGATCACGACTTCGCGCAACAACTCATAGGGACTGGAAAAGTGATATTGGACGGCACCACGGGTCAACCCGGCCATTTCTGCAACTTCTGCTGTCGTGAATTTGGAGGCGCCCTTGTCCCTGATCAACTCAAATGCAGCCAGAATCAGTTTAGATCGAGTTTCCTCGCGCCGTTGTTGTTGTGTTCTGCGCTGAGGTGCCTGCGCTCCCATACTCGATATCCCTCAGTTGTCATTCCACCCGTTATCTCTCGAGCGTTGTTTACCGTTGTTTTTGTTATTTAATAAACAAAATCATCCTACAGATTTCCAATTCCATTTCAATAGCCATCAATTTTGAAAAAAAATGACAAAAAGTCAAAATTCCTCTTGATACATTCATTCATGAATGTTAGTTTCATTTTCAAGAAGAACAATAAGGGGGAACTAGTCAGTGCAGGGTGTGCGTCTAAAACCCCCAACCTTATGTTTTCTTCCTTGATTACTCTGCTGGGCTTTCTCAGGATCCAAGCTGTTATTGATGGGATCACTACTGCTTAGATCATTACACGTCTCCAAGACAAAAAGCCTCCCCTGGTAAACCGAGAAGCCCAGCAACCTTTCTTCCGAATACTATGTTACTTTGTGTCTCGATCCGATCCATTGATTTGATCTCAGCCTTTACCTCCCCTGCCCTTAAAAGATAATGTTGAGAACCCACTCAACCATTCTGTCCGGGGAGTTTTATGACAACGGAACTTAACCATATAAAGGCGGGTTGCCTTAATGTCGCTTATCGCGATTCAGGCCCTTCTGAAGCCCCTGTCGCAATTCTGCTGCATGGCTTCCCCTATGACATATGTAGCTATAATGAAGTCTCAAGGATCCTTAACGGGCGCGGCATCCGGACAATCACACCTTATCTTCGCGGTTATGGCGCAACTGAATTTCTGTCACCAGACATTCCTCGCTCTGGTGAGCAAGCGGCACTTGGATCCGACTTACTCGCCCTGATGGACGCACTTTCACTTTCAGATGCAGTTGTCGCTGGCTATGACTGGGGCGGACGCGCAGCCTGTATAGTATCAGCGCTATGGCCTGATCGTGTCAGCGGTCTGGTCAGTGGCGGTGCAGGCTATAATATCCAGGATATTAAAAACTCCGCGAAGCCAATTAACCCTGAAGACGAAGTTCGGTATTGGTATCAGTATTATTTTCATTTGGATCGGGGTCGCAATGCGCTCAGAGACAATCGAAAAGAACTCTGCAAATTCATATGGAAGTTATGGTCGCCTAGTTGGGAATTTGACGACAAGACATATGAGGAAACAGCCGCGTCTTTTGAAAATGGCGATTTTGTTGACGTCGTTGTCCATTCCTACCGCCATCGATTTGCGAATATAGCGGGAGACCCAAAATTTGCTGATATAGAAGAAAAACTCGCTCGCCAACCGCTCATCACTGTTCCATCCATCATCCTACAAGGCGCAGACGATACGGTCGACCCTCCCACAGATATAGATACAGCAAAGGCTCATTTCACAGGCCCATATGAACGGCATATTCTAGCCGGAGTTGGTCACAACATACCTCAGGAAGCGCCGCAGGAATTTGCAAAAGCTGTGGAAAAGCTGATCCATAAAGACTGAGCTTTCGATCAAGCTTCTATTGCAATAAAAAAGCCAGTATCTATTCATAAAGATACTGGCCAATCTTCATACTGTTTGGGCTGATCTAGTCTTCGTCGCGACACTTCACCATGCGAAGTGGGGTATACTCGATTGCGACGGTGCCATCCTGCTTGGTGATTTTGTTCCGCGTCCGGACAAGCCCTCGCCCCTTGCGACTATTGCTTTTTCGCGATTCAATCACCTCACACTCAACATGGATCGTATCCCCGGCAAAAACAGGACCTTTAACGTCCAGTTCCATATTCAGAAATGCGAGCCCGGTATATTGCATGGTTGATTGCACAAGCAGCCCTTCTGCAAAAGAATAGACAAGCGCACCAGGAGCCACACGCCCCCGAATATCGGAATGTTTCTCCAGGTATTCTGTGTTCATAAACAACACTTCCTGCATTCCGGTTGCGTTGATGAAATTGACGATATCCGCTTCTGTCACAGTGCGACCAATGGTTTGAAATTGACGGCCGAGTGGCAAATCCTCGAAGAAAAGTCCTAATCCAACAGTTTCCATGGTCAAAACTCCCTTAATCTGCGAAAGCCAGTCGGCCGATGATGTTCCGCTGGATCTGGTTTGTGCCTTCAACAATCTTCAATACCTTGGCATCCCGGAAATACCGACCGATTGGATATTCGGATGAAATGCCCGCCGCACCAAAAAGCTGAACGGCATTTTCAGCAACCGTCATTGCTGTATCCGTTGCAAACAACTTGGACATCGCCGCCATGCCAGCAAGGTCATTGCCGCGAATACCATCATTCACCATTGCAGCGGCTTTATAGACCATAAGGCGGGAAGCCTCGGTTTGAGTTTCCATATCCGCAATCATCCAGCGCACGCCCTGAAAATCCGAAATGGCCTGACCAAAGGCCCGGCGCTCCCGAATGAAAGCTTTTGTATGATCAATCGCACCTTGAGCAAGACCAACGGCTCGCGCCCCAATATAAGGGCGGGATTTGTTGAAGGCCTCCATGACGATTTTGAAACCCTTACCCTCTGGACCCAATCGGGCACTTTCGGGCACAAAGCAATCATTAAAAAAGAGCGGATTTGACGGCACACCCCGTGCCCCCATTTTATCCTCTTTTTTGCCAACCTCGAAACCTGGTGTTCCCCGGTCAACGATAAACATATTGATGTTACCAGTCCCATGCGCGTCACCAACCTTCGCCGCAACAACGACAAAGTCAGATACTTCCGCATTCGTACACCAGATTTTCTGGCCGTTAATGACATAGCCACCATCTTTTGGAACCGCACGAGTTTTAATGCCCGCAACGTCAGACCCACTTTGCGGCTCTGTTGTTGAGAAACAGCCTCGCAAATCACCCGACGCCAGGCCAGGAAGATACTTCTCTTTCTGCTCTTTACTGCCGCCGGCAAGAATGGCACCAAAAGGCAGCCACTGAACCAACAAAAGATAAGCCGTGTTATAGCAAATCCGGCCAAGCTCCTCGATCGCCAGGCAGCAGGAAATGCTATCTTCTGTTCCGCCATATTCTTCGGGGAACGGCAATGTGAACAGTCCCAACTCTTTTAATAGGTCATACATGTCCTGAGGATATTCAGCCGTCTTGTCGATATCGTTCGCGCGGGGCGCAACTTTCTCATTAGCCACGCGACGGACAAGATCCCGCACGGCCCGTTGATCTTCTGTCAGTTCAAAATTCATGAGGCTCTACTTTGTTTTTTGTTTGGATCACTCTTCCTATCAACTGTCTCAGCAGCTTTGCATAGTAAAGAGGAAATTGGGTAGGTTGGAAACAGGGCTCGTCCTACCTTGTCGTTATTTTTTCTAACTATCTCAAAATATTGAGGCATCATCCAATATATTATTCGACAAATTTTGATATATTTTATATATCACCTTAATGCCTGATATTCGCCAACTTCGACAGTTCATTGCGGTTGCTGAGGAAAAACACTTCCGAATTGCCGCTGATCGACTGCACATGACCCAACCTCCTTTAAGTATGGCCATTCGCAAACTTGAGGAGGAATTAGGTGTCATATTACTTAGCAGAACCCGTAAAAAAGTTGAGCTCACAAGTGCGGGGCAAGTTTTCCTGAAAGGCGCTTATGAAACCCTCGAGCGGATGGAGGCACTTGAAAAGGATACAAAACGTGCAGCTCAAGGATTGATTGGAAAGCTGTCAATTGGATTTTCCGGCTCCGCCATTTATGAGGCTTTGCCCGTCAGTATTCGGCGATTCAGACGCTCCTACCCCCATATCCAGCTGGATATCACAGAAATGTCGACCCTTAGCCAGATAGAAGCAATGCTCAAAGGTAATCTGGACATTGGACTGTTACGCCCACCGATCTCTAATGACAGTTTGTTTGTTTTGTACCCTCTGCGGGTTGAGCAAATGGTCATCGCCATGCCAACAACACATCCTCTGGCCCGAGCCAAGAAAATCCACCTTCAGGATTTTGCGGACGAAGATTTTATAACCTTCGCACCAGAAACCTCGCCCAATTTGCACAATTTGGTATTCAAAGCCTGTGCCGATGCAGGGTTTATTCCGCGGATTTCTCAAACCGCACCGCAGATCCAAACCCATATCAGCCTGGCCTCTGCCGGGCTAGGGGTTGCTCTGGTTCCGGAATGTGCGAGCCGCATTACACATCCCAATGTCACTTTCCGCTATTTTGAGGATGATGGAGAGGAGTTGCGAACGACCATGTCCATTGCAACACACCGCCTCACCTCTAATGCGATCGCTCAGGCATTCATTCGGACCTGTGCTCCTGAGGAGCCAAAATCTGGCTATAGCTTGATTTCAGCTACACTGCCGCCGCCAGATATGACGCCTGATTAATGGCGCGTTTGGCATCCAGCTCCAGCGCTTCATAGGCACCGCCCACCAGAGTGGCTTCCACACCCTCAGCTTTCAAGGCGTCATAAAGACGTCGATCCGGCTCTTGCCCCGCACAGATGATAATCGTATCCACATCCAGAACCTGATACTCCCCCTGAATGGTCAAATGCAGGCCCTGATCATCTATTTTCTGGTAGTCACACCCATTGACCATCTTAACCTTCCGTCGGTTAAGGGAAATTCTGTGGGTCCAACCGGTTGTCCGCCCAAGCCCGCGGCCAACGGGTGTATCCTTTCGCTGCATCAAATATATTTCCCGGTCCGCCGCGGCGACTTCCGGTGTCACACCGGTTACCCCACCACGTGGATGGTTTTCAAAATCAATTCCCCATTCCTTGGCAAATATATCTCTATCCAGTGAAGCAGATTTACCTTTATGGGAAATCAGCTCAGCGACATCGAACCCGATCCCTCCAGCACCGATGATGGCGACCTTCTTCCCAACGGGGGCATTGCCTCTGATCACATCGATATAGCTCACAACTTTCTTGTGATCGATACCAGGAATGTCTGGTGTTCTCGGCATGATTCCAGTGGCAACGACCACTTCATCATAACCCGCTAATTTCAGCTCTTCCGCCGTCACATAATGATTGAGCTTTACCTCAATTTTGCGAACATCCATCATCCGGCCAAAATATCTGAGTGTCTCGTAAAACTCCTCTTTACCCGGGATTTTCTTTGCCAGGTTAAACTGACCGCCAATTTCCGAGGCTCCATCATAAAGTGTAACCTGATGGCCGCGACGCGCTGCTATCTCAGCATAGGCAAGCCCCGCCGGCCCAGCACCAACAACCGCAATGCGTTTAGGTGCGTCTGTCATCGGATAATTTAACTCTGTTTCATAACAGGCCCGCGGATTAACCAGGCAACTTGAAATCTGCCCTGTGAAGGTATGATCAAGGCAAGCCTGATTACAGGCAATGCAGGTATTTATCTCGTCTTCCCGTCCCTCGATGGTTTTTTTCACCAATTCAGGATCAGCAAGCATTGGGCGCGCCATGGAAACGATATCGGCATCCCCCCGCACCAGCACTTCTTCCGCTACATCGGGCATGTTGATGCGGTTGCTGGTAATTAACGGAACCGTGACCTCTTTACGAAGACGCCCTGTCACACTTGTAAAAGCCGCTCTTGGAACCATGGTTGCAATTGTTGGAACCGCTGCTTCATGCCAGGTAAAATGAGTACTGATGATATTGGCACCCGCTTTTTCAATCGCTTGAGCCAGAGTGACAACCTCCTCCCAGGACATTCCACCTTGCAGCATATCCATTGCCGCAATCCGGAAGATCAGAATGAATTCAGGGCCAACCGCCTCTCGAATTTGGCGGATACATTCAAGCGCAAACCGCATTCTGTTTTCAAATGGGCCGCCCCATTTATCTTTTCGCTGATTTGTCTTTTCGACCAAGAATGTACTAATTAAATAGCCAGCAGATCCAATAACCTCCACCCCGTCATAGCCAGCCTCCTGCGCTTTGACGGCGCAATTGACGATATCGGCAAGCTGCTTTTCCACACCGGCTTCATCCAGTTCAATCGGTGCAGATCTCGCGATACGGGAGCGAACGGGTGATGGGGCTACCGGTTCCGGATTACGGGCGAGCGGTCCCATATGCAGGATCTGCATGCAAATCTTCACATCAGGATCTGCCGCATGAACCGCATCCGTGATCAGTTTATGTTCGGCTGCTTCCTCCGATGTAGAGAGTTTGGGCCCAGCTCCGCCTTCCACATTTGGTGAAATTCCGCCCGTGATGATCATGCCAACACCACCGGCTGCTCGCTCGGCATAATAAGTGGCCATGCGTTCATACCCATGCTCAGCCTCTTCCAGGCCCGTATGCATGGATCCCATCAGAATCCGGTTCTTGATTGTCGTAAACCCGAGATCCAATGGCTCGAAAATATGTGGATATTTGTTTTTCCCGTTCATGCTCAGCCCCTGTTTGCTGGCCCATTCTTGTTTATTTCACTGGCCTGCAGGTGTTATTTTCTTTATTTTAAGAGTTTATTATTCCGAAAGATATTTTACAATATAATACATCTTCCGGGCGAACTTCATGGGGGTGAAGTGAAAAATCAGCTTCTAAAAGACCTGGGTAACTTGAAATATAGTATGGAGCTAACTCTCTGAGACTACTATTTCATAAGAGAAAATTTGAGTACCAAGTATGACAGAAACGCAAAAGCTAGACCAGTTTGTCAGCGCCTTTCTGGACTGGAGCAGTCTGGACGAAACCAACCTATCTGGTGGTTTAAAAATACTAGCCGACTGTTTCGGCGCGACCTGCGTAATTGCCAGCGTTCTTTCCAAAAAAGACAAAACCATTCTTCAGAGCTGGCAGGCTCCAGAAAACCTCTCAACTAATTTTCGTGCCTTAACAGATGAATACCTGGTCGATCACTCAGAAGACTACGACACTCATCCCCAGTGCAGAAACTTTGAAGGATCTTCTTTTCGGGCTAAATCTTTCGCTTTTCAAGACCAGCAAGGTGAACTTGTTTATGATGTGACGCTTTGGGGTGATCTCTCCATCAACCTCTTGGAAACTGAAAAACTCTTCCTGAGGATGGCGTGTCAGGCCCTATCGCAAAAAATGCGGGAGCAAATTTCGCCAGACAATAAAGTAGCGGCCATGATTGTGGACGCCTTTAATGCCATGGATGATGGGATCATTGTGTACGACTCTGATCTGAATGTGGTTGCCTTTAACAAAAGGCAGAAACGCCTCTTCCCTTCTGTCGCCAGTTCCATGTCTGTGGGTGTCGCATATGATACAATACTGCGCAAACAGCTGGAGGTTAACCCGCTCAACATCCCTCTGGATCAGCATGAGGACTGGGTCAAAAAACGCAAAAGGCAGCTGCGCCAGGATACTCATCAGGAAGAGCAAAAATTCGGCAGTGGTGAAACCATACGGCTGACGACACATAAAACACCATCTGGCGGTGCCGTGTCCGTCCGCAGCGACATAACTGAGCTTGTGGCTGCACGCCAAAAAGCCTTCGAAAATGAACAACTTTTCCGCGCTCTATTGATTGGCGCCCCAATCGCCCTTGTCATAATTTCCGATACAGAGATCCTTTATGCAAATGCCACAGCAGAAGAGTTTCTGGATGCTGAGGAAGGTCAGCTGGTCGGAATGAGTTTTGAGGAAATCAGTCCCGATATAGAATCCCGGAAACAGGTGGTGACCCACGTTCGTGAATTTGGTCACCTGGATAACATTGAACAGGAACTTGTATCCCTTAAAGGGAACAAGAAAAGTTCAATGATGTCTGTGCGCAGTCTGACTTTCGAAGGGAAGGACGCCTATTTCGTCTCCTTTATTGATGTCACAGAGCTGGTTGATATTCAAAACGCGTTGCGACTCAGTGAAGAGCAGAACCGAAACCTGCTGGAGATGGTCCCCGATGCCCTTATTGTTCAGGTTGATGGTGTTATTAAATATGTGAATCCCGCAGCAGTGCATATTTTCAATGCAGGTAGTGTGGAGAACATGATCGGCAACCCAAGTCTGGAACTGGCAGCACCTGAAGTCAGGGATGAAATTCTAAAGTTCCGATCCAAAACCATGACGTCCCAAACCCCTGACATGATCCGCTCCAAGCATGTCAGATATGGCGGCGAAGTTTTTCACTCCGAACTTTTTTCTCAATCAGTTTCCTGGAATGGGGAAAAAGGAACACTGAGCTTTATTCGGGACCTAAATACCCAGATCGCCTACGAAGAGCAGTTGATCAGAAACGAAAATGAGATGCAGCTTGCCCAAGCCATCGGCAAATTCGGTCACTGGCGCATGAACACTGACAATAGTGGTCTCTATTGGTCGGATGAACTCTTCAGGATTCATGGACTGGAACCAGGTTCAGTTGACATCAACTTTTCATATGCGGCCTCTTTCATTCACGAAGAAGACCAACCCAGGCTTCGCCAAATCTTAAAGAACTGCATTGAGAACGGGAGTGTAGAGGAATACAAGACCCGGATCGTTCGTGCAGACGGTCAAATCAGGTATTTGGAAGGGAAAGTTCACCCGACCTTCGACAGCGCCGGAACAATTACTGAAGTTTTCGGCGTTTCTCAGGACGTCACTGAACGACGGGAACTTGAAAACAGGCTTCAACATTCGCAAAAGATGGAAGCCATCGGCCAACTTACCGGTGGGATTGCCCATGACTTCAACAATCTACTCGCTGTCATTATTGGCAATGCAGAGTTGCTTTTGGAATCTATCCCCGAAAATCTATCGCACCTCAGAGGCCATATTGAGTCCATTCTCAATGCCTCGGAAAAAGGCAGCGACCTGACGATGAACATGCTGGCTTTTGGCCGCACTCAGATGCTCAAGCCACGTGAAATCAGCCTCAATAATCATGTTCAAAAAATGGTACGGGTTTTGGAACGTACTCTGGAAGAGAATATTGAAATCCAGGAAAATATTTCTGAGGAACTCTGGCCCTGCAAAGCGGATCCCGGACAACTTGAAAACGCAATCCTGAACATTGCCCTCAATGCTCGTGATGCGATGCCAAATGGCGGCAAACTTATCTTCACGTCCCGCAATGTCTATCTGGACGGGAAGGAGACATTGGATGAGGAAAAACCCATTCCCGGTGACTATGCCTGCCTGACCATAACCGATACTGGTTGTGGTATCCCTGTAGACCAGCTCCCTCACGTTTTTGAACCGTTCTTCACTACAAAAGAAGTTGGCAAAGGCACAGGACTTGGTCTTTCCATGGTGTATGGATTTATCAAACAGTCAAAAGGGTATCTGCAAATCACCACTGAACAGGATATCGGCACCCGGATCAGTTTCTATTTCCCTCGACTAACCGCAGAGAGATCTCTGGAAAAGGCTTAGATTAGCGGGGTTAAATGGTTATCCCATGCCCCTTCCAGAACTTCGGCTTTTCCCGTCTCTTCAGTGCCAAAAGCCCCACGGCCCGAACTGAAAACGAACCCCTTCTCAGTAGGTCCAACACCACAAACATCTGCGATATGGCGCATCTCAACTGGCACCAGTTTGCGCCCTTCGAGCACAATCAGACTGTCCCCACGCGGACTGGAAATAGCAACTTTTGAATGATCGAGACTGCTCATGACTGAGCCGATATACTGATGCAGGGATCTGGTCTTCTCGTTGGGAAGGTCAACAAATTCCAGTGTCGGTCTGTCCCATTTTTTGAGACCTAGAAGCGGGACTGTATCAAGCTTGTTCCCTTGATACTGGCAACCGAAAACAATCGATTTATCCGGCCCCTCTGCTAAGTGACGCAGAGAGAGTTTATGTAAATCCTTCGGGACAGGGTAGTGGGCAATCGCTTTACCCTGCCGCACATCGATATAGGTCAGCCCGGGCGCCATCATCGGAATATTGAGCTTCTGACGGGGATAATCTGGGTGTGTGGAAATGCCACCGATTGCAACGACAGCCGTTCGCTGATCCGACATCAGGACAACCTGATGGGCACCAATCCCAAGACAATCGATCTGCCCCACATGCCGATAACCTTGTTCAACTTCATAAACCCCAAGGTAACTTCGGTCAGCCTCATAGTCATTTTCGGTAGCAAATAAGAAATGACCATCCGGGGAGTAAAATCCATGTCCAA
This genomic stretch from Sneathiella limimaris harbors:
- a CDS encoding NADPH-dependent 2,4-dienoyl-CoA reductase, with translation MNGKNKYPHIFEPLDLGFTTIKNRILMGSMHTGLEEAEHGYERMATYYAERAAGGVGMIITGGISPNVEGGAGPKLSTSEEAAEHKLITDAVHAADPDVKICMQILHMGPLARNPEPVAPSPVRSRIARSAPIELDEAGVEKQLADIVNCAVKAQEAGYDGVEVIGSAGYLISTFLVEKTNQRKDKWGGPFENRMRFALECIRQIREAVGPEFILIFRIAAMDMLQGGMSWEEVVTLAQAIEKAGANIISTHFTWHEAAVPTIATMVPRAAFTSVTGRLRKEVTVPLITSNRINMPDVAEEVLVRGDADIVSMARPMLADPELVKKTIEGREDEINTCIACNQACLDHTFTGQISSCLVNPRACYETELNYPMTDAPKRIAVVGAGPAGLAYAEIAARRGHQVTLYDGASEIGGQFNLAKKIPGKEEFYETLRYFGRMMDVRKIEVKLNHYVTAEELKLAGYDEVVVATGIMPRTPDIPGIDHKKVVSYIDVIRGNAPVGKKVAIIGAGGIGFDVAELISHKGKSASLDRDIFAKEWGIDFENHPRGGVTGVTPEVAAADREIYLMQRKDTPVGRGLGRTTGWTHRISLNRRKVKMVNGCDYQKIDDQGLHLTIQGEYQVLDVDTIIICAGQEPDRRLYDALKAEGVEATLVGGAYEALELDAKRAINQASYLAAAV
- a CDS encoding LysR family transcriptional regulator: MPDIRQLRQFIAVAEEKHFRIAADRLHMTQPPLSMAIRKLEEELGVILLSRTRKKVELTSAGQVFLKGAYETLERMEALEKDTKRAAQGLIGKLSIGFSGSAIYEALPVSIRRFRRSYPHIQLDITEMSTLSQIEAMLKGNLDIGLLRPPISNDSLFVLYPLRVEQMVIAMPTTHPLARAKKIHLQDFADEDFITFAPETSPNLHNLVFKACADAGFIPRISQTAPQIQTHISLASAGLGVALVPECASRITHPNVTFRYFEDDGEELRTTMSIATHRLTSNAIAQAFIRTCAPEEPKSGYSLISATLPPPDMTPD
- a CDS encoding hybrid sensor histidine kinase/response regulator, yielding MTETQKLDQFVSAFLDWSSLDETNLSGGLKILADCFGATCVIASVLSKKDKTILQSWQAPENLSTNFRALTDEYLVDHSEDYDTHPQCRNFEGSSFRAKSFAFQDQQGELVYDVTLWGDLSINLLETEKLFLRMACQALSQKMREQISPDNKVAAMIVDAFNAMDDGIIVYDSDLNVVAFNKRQKRLFPSVASSMSVGVAYDTILRKQLEVNPLNIPLDQHEDWVKKRKRQLRQDTHQEEQKFGSGETIRLTTHKTPSGGAVSVRSDITELVAARQKAFENEQLFRALLIGAPIALVIISDTEILYANATAEEFLDAEEGQLVGMSFEEISPDIESRKQVVTHVREFGHLDNIEQELVSLKGNKKSSMMSVRSLTFEGKDAYFVSFIDVTELVDIQNALRLSEEQNRNLLEMVPDALIVQVDGVIKYVNPAAVHIFNAGSVENMIGNPSLELAAPEVRDEILKFRSKTMTSQTPDMIRSKHVRYGGEVFHSELFSQSVSWNGEKGTLSFIRDLNTQIAYEEQLIRNENEMQLAQAIGKFGHWRMNTDNSGLYWSDELFRIHGLEPGSVDINFSYAASFIHEEDQPRLRQILKNCIENGSVEEYKTRIVRADGQIRYLEGKVHPTFDSAGTITEVFGVSQDVTERRELENRLQHSQKMEAIGQLTGGIAHDFNNLLAVIIGNAELLLESIPENLSHLRGHIESILNASEKGSDLTMNMLAFGRTQMLKPREISLNNHVQKMVRVLERTLEENIEIQENISEELWPCKADPGQLENAILNIALNARDAMPNGGKLIFTSRNVYLDGKETLDEEKPIPGDYACLTITDTGCGIPVDQLPHVFEPFFTTKEVGKGTGLGLSMVYGFIKQSKGYLQITTEQDIGTRISFYFPRLTAERSLEKA